One segment of Babylonia areolata isolate BAREFJ2019XMU chromosome 24, ASM4173473v1, whole genome shotgun sequence DNA contains the following:
- the LOC143299025 gene encoding uncharacterized protein LOC143299025 yields MSKVAWPELTGRPWQEASSFIRKEFPNIMVQVVRSGMKAKPNERPDRVRIFVDSDGKVTQTPIIG; encoded by the exons ATGTCAAAAGTAGCCTGGCCGGAACTCACAGGCAGA CCCTGGCAGGAGGCAAGCAGCTTCATCAGAAAAGAATTCCCGAACATCATG GTGCAGGTGGTGCGCAGTGGAATGAAGGCCAAACCCAACGAACGGCCGGACAGAGTGCGCATTTTCGTGGACTCTGATGGCAAAGTGACGCAGACACCAATCATTGGCTGA